Proteins encoded in a region of the Moritella marina ATCC 15381 genome:
- a CDS encoding glycogen/starch/alpha-glucan phosphorylase produces MKSTVNKSFDKTAFQAAVNRYLTTKLVTVPAQADAHTWRLAMEYALAETTTMNLLATEQDPKIQNARSVNYLSLEFLIGRLTGNNLISMGLYEDVTVAMAEFGQNLTDLLEEERDPALGNGGLGRLAACFMDSLAAEEYPAVGYGLHYEYGLFKQSFDDGRQQEAPDVWRDETGYPWEVIRPELAQKVGFYGHVEEYTDNDRISQRRWVPGLQVEGMAWDLPIVGYNNNSVYPLRLWECRAPAPFNLDRFDEGNYVAAQASNIQAGNLTKVLYPNDNHDKGKELRLMQQYFHCACSVADILRRHKAAGHAITDLAKLESIQLNDTHPTIAIPELLRILLDEHKLSWDDAWAISSKTFAYTNHTLLPEALETWGENLMMTLLPRHMEIIFDINLRLMGAVADKWPNDLDKLRKLSIIQEGSERRVRMANLCVASTYAVNGVAAMHSELVKRDLFPEFNELFPGRLHNVTNGVTPRRWVKFCNPLLSDLISSKIGNGWIKDLDQLTKLEKFADNSQFQADFMQVKKANKQRLADWVAEHMDITLNPDAIFDVQIKRLHEYKRQHLNLLHILSLYHRLINDADFSMQPRVFIFASKAAPGYELAKEIIFAINKVAEKINNDLRIGDTLKVVFMPDYRVSLAEIIIPAADVSEQISTAGKEASGTGNMKMALNGALTIGTMDGANVEIREEVGDDNIFIFGLNVDEVQALQAQGYNANDYYNSDRLLRASLDLLQGDEFTPGQPGLLNATRHSLLEGGDPYLALADFADYVQAQARIDKQYCDQQGWAKMAILNTARNGKFSSDRSIRDYANNIWQLNAVSR; encoded by the coding sequence ATGAAATCGACAGTAAATAAAAGCTTTGATAAAACAGCATTCCAAGCCGCCGTTAATAGATACCTAACGACAAAACTAGTCACAGTACCAGCGCAAGCAGATGCCCACACGTGGCGCTTAGCAATGGAGTATGCGCTAGCAGAAACAACCACAATGAACTTGTTGGCTACCGAACAAGATCCGAAAATACAAAATGCCCGTAGCGTTAATTACCTCTCACTAGAATTTCTGATTGGCCGTTTGACGGGTAATAACCTGATTAGCATGGGCCTGTATGAAGACGTAACAGTTGCGATGGCTGAGTTTGGCCAAAACCTCACTGACTTATTAGAAGAAGAGCGCGACCCAGCACTCGGTAATGGTGGTTTAGGCCGCTTAGCTGCTTGTTTCATGGATTCACTCGCCGCTGAAGAATACCCAGCAGTGGGTTATGGCTTACATTATGAATATGGTCTGTTTAAGCAAAGCTTTGATGATGGACGTCAGCAAGAAGCGCCGGATGTATGGCGTGATGAAACGGGTTACCCTTGGGAAGTTATTCGTCCTGAGTTAGCGCAAAAAGTCGGTTTTTATGGTCATGTTGAAGAATACACAGATAATGATCGCATCAGCCAACGCCGCTGGGTACCAGGTTTACAAGTAGAAGGTATGGCGTGGGATTTACCGATTGTTGGTTATAACAATAATTCGGTGTATCCACTGCGTTTATGGGAATGTCGAGCGCCTGCACCGTTTAATCTTGATCGTTTTGACGAAGGTAATTATGTTGCAGCGCAAGCGAGCAATATTCAAGCTGGTAACCTAACCAAAGTATTATATCCAAATGATAATCACGATAAAGGTAAAGAACTTCGCTTAATGCAGCAGTATTTTCATTGTGCTTGTTCGGTTGCGGATATTTTACGTCGCCATAAAGCAGCTGGTCATGCCATCACCGATTTAGCTAAGTTAGAGTCTATTCAACTTAACGATACCCATCCAACGATTGCCATTCCGGAATTATTACGCATCTTGCTTGATGAGCATAAGTTAAGCTGGGATGACGCGTGGGCGATTAGCTCAAAAACCTTTGCTTATACTAACCATACTTTACTGCCAGAGGCACTAGAGACTTGGGGTGAAAACTTGATGATGACGTTATTACCACGTCACATGGAGATCATTTTTGATATCAACTTACGTCTAATGGGCGCAGTTGCAGACAAATGGCCAAACGATTTAGATAAATTACGCAAGCTGTCAATTATCCAAGAAGGTAGCGAGCGCCGCGTACGCATGGCGAACTTATGTGTTGCCAGTACTTACGCTGTAAACGGTGTGGCGGCAATGCACTCCGAGCTAGTGAAACGTGATTTATTCCCTGAGTTTAATGAATTATTCCCGGGTCGATTACATAACGTCACCAATGGTGTTACGCCACGTCGTTGGGTGAAGTTCTGTAACCCATTATTGTCAGATTTGATTAGCAGTAAAATTGGTAATGGCTGGATAAAAGATCTCGACCAGTTAACCAAATTAGAAAAATTTGCCGACAATAGTCAATTTCAAGCTGACTTTATGCAAGTGAAAAAAGCCAATAAACAGCGTTTAGCGGATTGGGTTGCTGAGCACATGGATATTACCTTAAATCCAGATGCCATCTTTGATGTACAGATTAAACGCCTGCATGAATATAAGCGCCAGCACCTTAATTTATTACATATTTTATCGCTGTATCATCGTTTAATTAACGATGCTGATTTCAGTATGCAGCCTCGAGTGTTTATTTTTGCTTCAAAAGCAGCGCCAGGATATGAGCTAGCTAAAGAAATTATCTTTGCAATTAACAAGGTGGCAGAAAAGATTAACAACGATCTGCGAATCGGTGATACCTTGAAAGTAGTATTTATGCCCGATTATCGTGTTAGCCTTGCCGAGATCATTATCCCAGCTGCAGATGTGTCAGAACAGATCTCGACAGCGGGTAAAGAAGCCTCTGGTACCGGTAATATGAAGATGGCACTTAATGGTGCATTGACGATTGGTACGATGGATGGTGCTAACGTTGAGATCCGTGAAGAAGTAGGCGATGACAACATCTTTATCTTTGGTCTTAATGTTGATGAAGTACAAGCACTACAGGCGCAAGGTTATAACGCCAATGACTATTATAATTCAGACCGATTACTGCGTGCTTCGTTAGATTTATTACAAGGTGATGAATTTACGCCGGGTCAACCTGGCTTATTGAATGCCACGCGCCATAGCTTATTAGAAGGCGGCGACCCGTATCTGGCATTAGCTGACTTTGCTGATTATGTACAAGCGCAAGCACGCATTGATAAGCAATATTGTGATCAGCAAGGCTGGGCAAAAATGGCAATTTTAAACACTGCACGTAATGGTAAGTTCAGCTCTGATCGCAGTATTCGTGATTATGCTAACAACATTTGGCAATTAAACGCGGTTAGCCGTTAA
- a CDS encoding glycoside hydrolase family 36 protein, which translates to MTSMIFANSQIAIPLQSDLSYALMNEQITLQFNGLDNQIIDDHFAVLQFPTQLEQDAKILGDGFQMLAQTGGRLNAPQDIGRCPDNSASYRLYPEHAAKRFYNYLVIEQTDGFTLFGFTSCHRFAGYFEIQPQQAGINITAFIDGEHTQTQDWRSQQMEAITVIKGTVLADVYADYTVKIQSHHPRRTGVTADAPVGWCSWYAYYAQVTGQHILDNVEVMCHGQSELEWVLLDDGYQAFMGDWLTPSDKFPNGIKSLLQSIKAQGKKPAIWLAPFIAQAESEIFKQHPDWFIRHANDDLLKGDLLKAEDITYGGWRCTPWYILDTSNVAVQTHLTNVVRTMQQEWGVELFKLDANYWGSLRGQRLQKGITGVEAYRLGMQAIIDGAGDALVLGCNAPMWPSLGLVDAMRVSDDVERRPERFEQIAKETFNRSWQHRQLWQIDPDCITLTSLVDQGTEQANYVFHRDVILAAGGLTLSGDPLPLLTAFARRLGLSYLLVSA; encoded by the coding sequence ATGACTTCAATGATATTTGCTAATTCTCAAATCGCTATTCCACTGCAATCCGACCTCAGTTATGCACTCATGAATGAGCAAATTACGCTGCAATTTAATGGGCTAGATAACCAGATAATTGATGATCACTTTGCTGTGCTGCAGTTTCCTACGCAGCTTGAACAGGATGCCAAAATCCTCGGTGATGGGTTTCAGATGTTGGCGCAAACGGGTGGTAGGTTGAATGCCCCACAAGATATTGGCCGTTGCCCCGATAATAGTGCCAGTTATCGTTTATACCCTGAACATGCAGCGAAGCGGTTTTATAATTATTTAGTCATTGAACAAACCGATGGATTTACCTTATTTGGTTTTACCTCGTGTCATCGTTTTGCTGGTTATTTTGAGATCCAACCACAGCAAGCAGGTATTAACATTACGGCTTTTATTGATGGTGAACATACGCAGACGCAAGATTGGCGGAGTCAGCAGATGGAGGCGATTACTGTCATTAAAGGCACTGTGTTAGCTGATGTCTATGCCGATTATACTGTTAAGATCCAATCACACCATCCGCGTCGCACTGGGGTAACTGCTGATGCGCCAGTCGGTTGGTGTTCTTGGTATGCTTATTACGCACAGGTAACAGGGCAACATATTTTAGATAATGTTGAAGTGATGTGCCATGGCCAATCTGAGTTGGAGTGGGTGCTGCTTGATGATGGTTATCAGGCTTTCATGGGGGATTGGTTAACACCTTCAGATAAATTTCCTAATGGTATTAAAAGCTTGTTACAGTCGATTAAAGCCCAGGGCAAGAAACCAGCGATTTGGTTAGCGCCGTTTATCGCTCAAGCTGAATCTGAAATATTTAAACAGCATCCTGATTGGTTTATTCGTCATGCTAATGATGACTTGTTAAAAGGCGATTTGTTAAAAGCTGAAGATATTACCTATGGCGGTTGGCGTTGCACACCTTGGTATATCCTTGATACTTCTAATGTTGCAGTGCAAACACATTTAACTAACGTTGTTCGCACTATGCAGCAAGAGTGGGGCGTTGAGTTATTTAAGTTAGATGCAAATTACTGGGGTAGCTTACGTGGTCAGCGACTACAGAAAGGCATCACAGGTGTTGAAGCGTATCGTTTAGGCATGCAGGCGATTATTGACGGTGCGGGTGATGCCTTGGTGCTTGGTTGTAATGCGCCAATGTGGCCGTCGCTGGGATTAGTCGATGCGATGCGGGTATCTGATGATGTTGAACGTCGACCTGAGCGCTTTGAGCAAATAGCCAAAGAGACGTTTAATCGTAGTTGGCAGCATCGCCAATTATGGCAAATAGATCCTGATTGCATCACCTTAACGTCGTTAGTTGACCAAGGTACGGAGCAAGCAAACTATGTATTTCATCGTGATGTGATCTTGGCTGCTGGTGGCTTAACCTTATCTGGCGATCCGTTACCGTTATTAACGGCATTTGCTCGACGACTTGGACTAAGCTACTTACTCGTCAGCGCTTAA
- the malT gene encoding HTH-type transcriptional regulator MalT has translation MWITSKLNRPTRLHNSISRTRILGHLEEAAFNKLVLFRSPAGYGKTTMAAQWLKDHSQVAWFNIDETDNDTFRFVNYFIQAINKVTEQSCLNSQALAERRQYSSLPNLFSELFAELANYQSDFYLVLDDYHCINNDEIHEGLRFFLKYMPANCTLVVTSRTLPPLNTANLRIRDLLIELDSELLAFDDQEIAQFFEQRIGSILSDAEIKALQEKIEGWPSALQLIALQVKQKQHSVAESTEWISQIKQSHLWDYLAEEVFDLLDEPLQVFLMQCSVFTIFNTSLITEFFDNEAANNLLESLDKHGLFLHSLEGEQHWYRFHNLFADFLKHQRHTKLAQSSKQLHKDAARAWLKHDNPQQALFHAQRAKDSSLTAEILLAHGWHMFNQGELENLETTISLLQPDTLYQSPRLPLLRAWLAQSQHSYDQVGDLLAQALIELTQRNIELSIAQQGEFNALRAQVAINQNNPELALQLAENALEQLDPSNYRSRIVATSVIGEVNHVLGHLDRALSMMQQAERMARQYHVYPQALWSLLQQSEILIAQGHIQSAFELLDSADQLADKQHLQQLPLYEFLQRIRSQIYWRWNHLDLAEEYAHKGLNVLPKYCQSKHLQSYAILARVHISRGELDKAGRYIDLCGELIEQSDFHADWIANANFSQLLYWQAKGMTSAVEQWLQQSQPVADNACNHFTQSHGRNITRAYLLTENYSQALQTLAHLQQAATQHQLAFEQQKNATLEAVVYSQAGDEAQALDKLQTALTMANSTSSICDFLIDAKVIAELLNSLLKQGHMAELERYRAEKLLAEMSIKRHNRAVYFDKDFVHKLLNNQDVPELIRTSPLTHREWQVLGLIYSRYSNEQISIELDVASTTIKTHIRNLYQKLNIANRKEAIETAENLLKMIGY, from the coding sequence ATGTGGATCACATCAAAATTAAATCGCCCAACTCGTTTACACAATTCGATTTCTCGCACCCGTATTTTAGGTCACCTCGAAGAAGCGGCATTTAATAAATTAGTCTTATTTCGATCGCCTGCCGGTTACGGTAAAACCACCATGGCAGCCCAGTGGCTAAAAGATCACAGCCAAGTGGCTTGGTTTAATATTGATGAAACCGATAACGATACCTTTCGTTTTGTGAACTATTTTATTCAAGCAATTAATAAGGTTACCGAGCAATCTTGCCTCAATTCGCAAGCATTGGCCGAGCGTCGCCAATACAGTTCGCTGCCGAATTTATTCAGTGAATTGTTTGCCGAACTAGCGAATTATCAAAGTGACTTTTATCTAGTATTAGATGATTATCACTGTATTAACAATGATGAGATCCATGAAGGTCTACGTTTCTTTCTTAAATACATGCCTGCAAACTGCACATTAGTCGTCACCAGTCGTACTTTACCACCGTTGAATACTGCTAACTTACGTATTCGCGATTTGCTCATTGAACTAGACAGTGAACTGTTAGCCTTTGATGACCAAGAAATAGCGCAATTTTTTGAACAACGTATTGGTTCTATCCTCAGCGATGCCGAGATCAAAGCATTACAAGAAAAGATAGAAGGCTGGCCATCGGCATTACAGCTAATCGCCCTGCAAGTAAAACAGAAACAGCACAGTGTGGCTGAATCGACCGAATGGATATCGCAAATCAAGCAATCGCATTTGTGGGACTATTTAGCCGAAGAAGTATTTGATTTATTGGATGAACCATTACAAGTATTTTTAATGCAGTGCTCAGTCTTTACTATTTTCAATACCAGCTTAATTACCGAGTTTTTTGATAATGAAGCCGCCAATAATTTACTCGAATCGTTAGACAAACACGGACTATTCCTGCATTCCCTTGAGGGGGAACAGCACTGGTATCGCTTCCACAATTTGTTCGCTGATTTTTTGAAACACCAGCGCCATACCAAGCTAGCCCAAAGCAGCAAGCAGTTACATAAAGATGCCGCGCGCGCTTGGTTAAAACATGATAATCCCCAACAAGCCCTGTTCCATGCCCAACGCGCTAAAGACAGTTCGCTAACCGCCGAGATCTTATTAGCACACGGTTGGCACATGTTTAATCAAGGTGAATTAGAGAACTTAGAAACCACCATCAGTCTATTACAGCCGGATACCTTATATCAAAGTCCGCGCCTGCCGTTATTACGCGCTTGGTTAGCCCAAAGCCAACACAGTTATGATCAAGTTGGCGATTTGTTGGCGCAAGCATTAATCGAATTAACACAGCGTAATATCGAGCTTAGCATAGCCCAACAAGGCGAGTTTAATGCCCTGCGCGCACAAGTAGCGATAAATCAGAACAACCCAGAGTTAGCCCTGCAACTGGCTGAAAATGCACTAGAACAGTTAGACCCAAGTAATTACCGCAGTCGCATTGTCGCCACTTCGGTGATAGGTGAAGTAAACCATGTACTCGGTCACTTAGATCGCGCGTTATCCATGATGCAACAAGCAGAGCGCATGGCACGTCAGTATCATGTTTATCCGCAAGCATTATGGTCGCTGTTACAACAAAGCGAAATATTAATTGCTCAAGGTCATATCCAATCGGCGTTTGAATTACTCGACAGCGCCGATCAATTGGCTGATAAACAACATCTACAACAATTGCCTTTGTATGAATTTTTACAACGTATTCGCAGTCAAATTTATTGGCGCTGGAATCATTTAGACCTAGCGGAAGAATATGCGCATAAAGGCTTAAATGTATTACCGAAATATTGCCAGTCTAAACACCTACAATCGTATGCCATCTTAGCGCGCGTGCATATATCGCGTGGTGAACTGGATAAAGCCGGTCGTTACATCGACTTGTGTGGCGAGCTTATCGAACAGTCAGACTTCCATGCCGACTGGATAGCCAATGCTAACTTTTCTCAATTGCTGTACTGGCAAGCAAAAGGCATGACGAGCGCTGTAGAGCAGTGGTTACAACAAAGCCAACCCGTCGCTGACAACGCCTGTAATCACTTTACCCAGAGTCACGGTCGTAATATCACCCGAGCTTACTTGCTGACAGAGAATTACAGCCAAGCATTGCAAACGTTAGCGCATTTACAACAGGCCGCTACGCAACATCAACTGGCCTTTGAACAACAAAAAAATGCCACTTTAGAAGCCGTTGTTTACAGCCAAGCAGGCGATGAAGCTCAAGCGCTAGATAAATTACAGACCGCATTGACGATGGCAAACAGCACCAGTTCTATTTGTGACTTTTTGATTGACGCTAAAGTGATTGCAGAATTACTTAATAGCTTATTAAAACAAGGCCACATGGCAGAATTAGAACGCTATCGCGCTGAGAAACTACTCGCTGAAATGTCGATAAAACGTCACAACCGAGCGGTTTATTTTGATAAGGATTTTGTGCATAAACTATTGAACAATCAAGATGTGCCAGAACTGATCCGCACTAGCCCACTGACCCATCGAGAGTGGCAAGTATTAGGGTTGATTTACTCACGTTACAGTAATGAGCAGATCTCGATAGAATTAGACGTCGCTTCAACGACCATCAAAACCCATATTCGCAATCTGTATCAAAAGTTGAATATTGCTAATCGTAAAGAAGCGATTGAAACTGCAGAAAATTTATTGAAGATGATTGGCTATTAA